A portion of the Segatella copri DSM 18205 genome contains these proteins:
- a CDS encoding MlaE family ABC transporter permease, producing the protein MLIEKWLTTFGKYLILMGRSFSRPERMRMFLKQYIKEMSQLGIDSIGIVLLISFFIGAVICIQMKLNIQSPWMPRWVSGYTTREIMLLEFSSSIMCLILAGKVGSNIASELGTMRVTQQIDALDIMGVNSACYLILPKILGLVTIMPFLVIFSSGMGIIGAYGTAYIGHILPPDDLTLGLQHSFNQWFVWMSIIKSLFFAFIISSVSSYFGYTVEGGSVEVGKSSTDAVVCSSVLILFSDVFLTQILS; encoded by the coding sequence ATGTTAATAGAAAAATGGCTTACCACCTTCGGTAAATATCTTATATTGATGGGACGTTCTTTTTCCCGTCCTGAGCGCATGCGCATGTTCTTGAAACAATACATCAAGGAGATGTCGCAATTGGGTATTGACTCTATTGGTATCGTTTTACTGATATCCTTCTTCATTGGAGCAGTTATCTGCATCCAGATGAAATTGAACATTCAGAGTCCATGGATGCCACGATGGGTTTCAGGTTACACCACCCGAGAAATCATGCTTCTGGAGTTCTCATCAAGTATCATGTGTCTGATTCTCGCAGGCAAAGTGGGCTCTAATATCGCTTCGGAGTTGGGAACAATGCGTGTCACCCAACAGATTGATGCCCTTGATATCATGGGAGTGAACTCTGCATGTTACCTCATTCTGCCTAAAATTCTCGGTTTGGTTACCATCATGCCATTCCTGGTTATCTTCAGTTCTGGCATGGGTATTATCGGTGCCTACGGAACAGCGTATATTGGGCATATCCTACCACCAGATGATCTGACACTCGGCTTGCAACATTCATTTAACCAATGGTTTGTATGGATGAGCATTATCAAGAGCCTTTTCTTTGCATTCATCATTTCCAGCGTATCTTCTTATTTCGGTTATACCGTAGAAGGTGGATCTGTTGAGGTTGGAAAATCGTCAACCGATGCTGTTGTCTGTTCTAGTGTTTTGATTCTGTTTTCAGATGTTTTCCTCACTCAAATTCTCTCGTAA
- a CDS encoding ABC transporter ATP-binding protein, protein MIEVRNLTKSFGDKVVLDNINVTFETGKTNLIIGQSGSGKTVLMKNLVGLLQPTSGEVLYDDRDFTRMSKKEKVLMRREMGMIFQSAALFDSLNVLENVMFPLDMFSTLNYRERVKRAQECLDRVNLIEAQQKYPGEISGGMQKRVAIARAIVMNPKYLFCDEPNSGLDPKTSLVIDELLSGITKDYNMTTIINTHDMNSVMGIGENICFIYQGHKEWQGNKDEVMTSTNEKLNDLVFASDLFRKVKEVELEEAKNK, encoded by the coding sequence ATGATAGAAGTTAGAAATCTCACCAAGTCGTTTGGCGACAAGGTTGTATTAGACAATATAAACGTCACCTTTGAAACAGGAAAGACTAATTTGATAATCGGACAGAGCGGTTCCGGAAAGACCGTACTCATGAAGAATCTCGTAGGATTACTTCAGCCTACAAGTGGTGAAGTTCTCTACGATGACCGTGACTTCACCCGGATGTCGAAAAAAGAAAAAGTTCTGATGCGCCGCGAGATGGGAATGATTTTCCAAAGCGCAGCCCTGTTCGACTCTTTGAATGTACTTGAGAATGTCATGTTCCCTCTTGATATGTTCTCTACCTTGAATTACAGGGAACGCGTAAAACGGGCTCAGGAATGTCTTGACCGCGTCAATCTGATAGAAGCTCAGCAGAAATATCCTGGAGAAATCTCGGGTGGTATGCAGAAACGAGTAGCTATTGCACGTGCCATCGTAATGAATCCGAAATACTTGTTCTGCGATGAACCAAACTCAGGTTTGGATCCAAAGACCTCACTTGTGATAGACGAACTTCTTTCAGGCATCACCAAAGACTATAATATGACTACCATCATCAACACCCACGACATGAATTCGGTGATGGGCATTGGTGAAAACATCTGCTTTATCTACCAAGGTCATAAAGAATGGCAAGGCAACAAAGATGAAGTGATGACCTCAACAAACGAGAAACTCAACGATTTAGTCTTTGCTTCCGATCTCTTCCGCAAAGTAAAGGAGGTGGAGCTGGAAGAAGCTAAAAACAAATAA
- the der gene encoding ribosome biogenesis GTPase Der, producing MANLVAIVGRPNVGKSTLFNRLTQSRRAIVSDTAGTTRDRQYGKCSWNGREFSVVDTGGWVVKSDDIFEDAIRKQVLVATEEADLVLFLVDVNTGLTDWDEDVALILRRAKLPVILVANKVDNSAEYYQAAEFYKLGLGDPQCISAATGGGTGDLLDMILDKLQDNPEEAIEEDIPRFAVVGRPNAGKSSIINAFIGEDRNIVTEIAGTTRDSIYTRYDKFGFDFYLVDTAGIRRKNKVSEDLEFYSVMRSIRAIENSDVCILMLDATRGIETQDMNIFQLIQKNNKSLVVVVNKWDLVEEKNQKVIDTFENAIRKRMAPFVDFPIIFASALTKQRIFRVLETAKDVYQNRKAHIGTSKLNEVMLPIIEAYPPQSVKGKYIKIKYCTQLPNTTIPSFVFYANLPQYVKENYRRFLENKIRENWSLHGCPINVFIRQK from the coding sequence ATGGCAAATTTAGTAGCTATTGTAGGACGCCCTAATGTGGGTAAGTCTACTTTATTTAATCGTTTGACTCAATCACGTCGCGCTATCGTTAGTGATACTGCCGGTACTACTCGTGACCGCCAGTATGGTAAATGCAGTTGGAATGGTAGAGAATTTTCGGTTGTTGATACCGGTGGTTGGGTTGTAAAATCTGATGATATTTTTGAAGATGCTATCCGCAAGCAGGTACTTGTTGCTACCGAAGAGGCTGACCTGGTTCTCTTCCTGGTAGACGTTAACACGGGCCTTACTGATTGGGATGAGGACGTGGCGCTTATTTTGCGTCGTGCCAAATTGCCTGTTATCCTTGTTGCTAACAAGGTTGATAACAGTGCTGAGTATTATCAGGCTGCTGAGTTCTACAAGTTGGGCTTGGGTGATCCTCAGTGTATCAGTGCTGCTACAGGTGGTGGTACTGGTGATTTGCTTGATATGATTTTGGACAAACTTCAGGACAATCCTGAGGAGGCAATCGAAGAAGATATTCCTCGTTTTGCGGTAGTAGGTCGTCCGAATGCTGGTAAGAGTAGCATTATCAATGCTTTTATCGGTGAGGATCGTAATATCGTGACAGAAATTGCTGGTACTACACGTGATAGTATCTATACCAGATACGATAAGTTTGGTTTCGATTTTTACCTGGTTGATACAGCTGGTATCCGTCGTAAGAATAAGGTAAGCGAAGACTTGGAATTCTATTCTGTGATGCGTTCTATCCGTGCCATCGAGAATAGTGATGTCTGCATCCTGATGCTTGATGCTACCCGTGGTATCGAAACCCAGGATATGAACATCTTTCAGTTGATTCAGAAGAACAACAAGAGTCTGGTGGTTGTAGTAAACAAATGGGATTTGGTTGAGGAGAAGAATCAGAAGGTAATTGATACTTTTGAAAATGCAATCCGCAAGCGTATGGCTCCATTCGTAGACTTTCCTATCATCTTTGCTTCGGCCTTGACTAAGCAGCGTATTTTCCGAGTATTGGAAACTGCCAAGGATGTTTACCAGAACCGTAAGGCTCATATTGGAACTTCTAAGTTGAATGAGGTGATGTTGCCTATTATTGAGGCATATCCTCCACAGAGCGTAAAGGGTAAGTATATCAAAATTAAGTATTGCACCCAGTTGCCTAATACAACGATTCCTTCGTTTGTGTTCTATGCAAACTTGCCTCAGTATGTCAAGGAGAACTATCGCCGTTTCCTGGAGAATAAGATTCGTGAGAACTGGTCATTACATGGCTGTCCTATCAACGTCTTCATTCGTCAGAAGTAA
- the era gene encoding GTPase Era — MHKAGFVNIVGNPNVGKSTLMNQLVGERISIATFKAQTTRHRIMGIVNTDDMQIVFSDTPGVLKPNYKMQEMMLAFSESALADADVLLYVTDVIENPEKNMEFLEKVKKMQIPVLLLINKIDQSDPKKLGDIVEKWHSLLPNAEILPISAKNKFGTDMLLKRIKELLPESPAFFDKDQLTDKPARFFVSEIIREKILLYYDKEIPYSVEVRVERFKEDEKRIHINAVIYVERDSQKGIIIGHQGIALKKVNTESRKALEKFFDKKIFLETFVKVDKDWRSSQRELDAFGYNPE, encoded by the coding sequence ATGCATAAAGCTGGTTTCGTAAATATAGTAGGTAACCCTAATGTGGGAAAAAGTACCTTGATGAATCAATTGGTGGGTGAACGTATTAGTATTGCAACTTTTAAGGCTCAGACAACCCGTCATCGTATCATGGGTATTGTGAATACTGATGATATGCAGATTGTATTTTCTGATACTCCTGGTGTTTTGAAGCCTAATTACAAGATGCAGGAGATGATGCTTGCCTTCTCTGAGAGTGCATTGGCGGATGCTGATGTGCTGCTTTATGTGACTGATGTGATAGAAAATCCTGAAAAGAACATGGAATTCTTGGAAAAGGTTAAGAAAATGCAGATTCCTGTACTCTTGCTCATCAACAAGATTGATCAGAGTGATCCGAAAAAGTTGGGTGATATTGTTGAAAAATGGCACTCTTTGTTGCCTAATGCAGAGATTCTTCCTATCTCAGCGAAGAATAAATTCGGAACGGATATGCTCTTGAAGCGCATTAAGGAACTCTTGCCGGAATCTCCTGCTTTCTTTGATAAGGATCAGCTGACAGACAAGCCTGCCCGTTTCTTCGTTTCAGAGATTATCCGAGAAAAGATTTTGCTCTATTATGATAAGGAGATACCTTATTCTGTAGAGGTAAGAGTGGAGCGATTTAAGGAAGATGAAAAACGTATCCACATTAATGCGGTGATTTATGTTGAACGTGATTCCCAAAAGGGTATCATCATCGGGCACCAGGGTATCGCATTGAAAAAGGTGAATACCGAGAGTCGTAAGGCTTTGGAAAAGTTCTTCGACAAGAAAATCTTCTTGGAGACTTTCGTAAAAGTTGATAAGGATTGGCGCAGCTCTCAGCGAGAACTTGATGCCTTTGGATATAATCCGGAATAA
- a CDS encoding beta-ketoacyl-ACP synthase III encodes MGKINAVITGVGGYVPDYILNNEELSRMVDTTDEWITTRVGIKERRILTEEGLGTSYLARKAAKQLIQKTGVDPDTIDALIVTTTTPDYKFPSTASIVLGKLGLKNAFAFDFSAACCGFLYTLDVAASMIQSGRYKKIIVIGADKMSSLVDYTDRATCVLFGDGAGAVLVEATEEENVGVQNSYLRTDGQGLPFLHMKAGGSVCPPSHFTVDHRLHYLYQEGRTVFRYAVTDMSNDVMKIMEMNNLKADDVNWVIPHEANLRIIEAVTKRAGIPLDKVVVNIDHYGNTSAATIPLALWDAESQLKKGDNVIFTAFGAGFVHGASFYKWAYDGAAYGK; translated from the coding sequence ATGGGTAAAATTAATGCTGTAATTACAGGTGTCGGTGGCTACGTGCCAGACTATATCCTCAACAATGAGGAATTGTCTCGCATGGTAGATACTACAGATGAGTGGATTACCACCCGTGTGGGTATCAAAGAGCGCCGCATCCTTACAGAGGAAGGTCTCGGAACCAGCTATCTGGCGCGTAAAGCTGCCAAGCAGTTGATTCAGAAGACTGGCGTTGATCCAGATACAATCGATGCACTGATTGTAACAACCACGACACCTGACTACAAGTTCCCTTCTACAGCATCTATCGTCCTCGGTAAGCTGGGCTTGAAGAATGCTTTCGCATTTGACTTCTCTGCAGCTTGCTGTGGATTCTTGTATACCCTTGATGTTGCTGCAAGCATGATTCAGAGTGGTAGATACAAGAAGATTATTGTGATTGGTGCTGACAAGATGTCTTCATTGGTAGATTACACAGACCGTGCTACTTGTGTTCTCTTCGGAGATGGAGCAGGTGCGGTTTTGGTGGAGGCAACTGAAGAGGAGAACGTTGGTGTTCAGAACTCATACCTTCGTACAGATGGACAAGGTTTGCCTTTCCTTCACATGAAGGCTGGTGGTTCTGTTTGCCCTCCATCACATTTTACAGTTGATCATCGCCTGCACTATCTTTATCAGGAAGGTCGTACTGTATTCCGTTACGCAGTAACAGATATGAGCAACGACGTGATGAAGATCATGGAAATGAACAATCTGAAGGCTGATGATGTGAACTGGGTAATTCCTCACGAGGCTAATCTCCGTATTATTGAGGCAGTAACCAAGCGTGCTGGAATTCCACTTGATAAGGTGGTTGTAAACATCGATCATTATGGAAATACTAGTGCAGCAACAATTCCATTGGCACTCTGGGATGCTGAAAGCCAATTGAAGAAGGGCGATAACGTCATCTTCACAGCATTTGGTGCAGGATTTGTACATGGCGCTTCTTTCTATAAGTGGGCGTATGATGGCGCTGCTTACGGAAAGTAA
- the rpmF gene encoding 50S ribosomal protein L32: MAHPKRRQSKTRTLKRRTHDKAVAPTLAVCPNCGAYYVYHTVCPTCGYYRGKVAIVKEAAE; this comes from the coding sequence ATGGCACATCCTAAAAGAAGACAGTCAAAGACACGTACACTTAAGAGAAGAACTCATGATAAGGCAGTAGCTCCTACATTGGCAGTTTGCCCTAACTGTGGTGCATACTATGTATACCACACTGTTTGCCCTACTTGCGGTTACTATCGTGGTAAGGTTGCAATCGTTAAGGAAGCAGCTGAATAA
- a CDS encoding YceD family protein, protein MCNIDSFKIDLKALPQGITEKEFKLTNEYFEAIDAPDVQRGELSSSLSVNRTDDFFELNFHTEGVVHIPCDICLDDMVQTIETNDRLVVKFGEEYSEDDDLVTVAENEGILDVAWFIYEFIVLNIPIKHVHAPGKCNSAMIEKLNEHSAARSGEEEEETVDPRWEALLKLKKSKLKF, encoded by the coding sequence ATGTGTAACATAGATTCTTTTAAGATTGATTTGAAAGCTTTACCTCAAGGGATAACCGAAAAGGAATTTAAGCTTACCAATGAATATTTTGAGGCAATCGATGCTCCTGATGTTCAGAGAGGCGAGTTGTCAAGTAGTCTGTCTGTCAATAGGACGGACGACTTCTTCGAACTCAATTTCCATACTGAGGGAGTGGTTCACATACCATGCGACATCTGTCTGGACGATATGGTTCAAACCATTGAGACTAATGACAGGCTAGTCGTAAAATTCGGAGAAGAGTACTCAGAGGATGATGATCTGGTGACTGTGGCCGAGAACGAAGGAATACTCGATGTCGCCTGGTTTATCTATGAATTTATAGTTCTCAATATTCCCATCAAGCATGTGCATGCACCTGGAAAATGCAACTCTGCTATGATTGAAAAGCTCAATGAGCATTCTGCCGCCCGAAGCGGTGAGGAAGAAGAGGAAACTGTAGATCCACGCTGGGAAGCTCTATTGAAATTGAAAAAATCAAAATTAAAATTTTAA
- a CDS encoding sensor histidine kinase: MIWTDRIRQVKFFLVIAAVFIAVASLVVSHFLVRDLAEEERNRMAVWAEAMRTLNNADENTDLNLVLKVINENNSIPVIVMDSENHAQTFRNVDVEGNDYADSLAYASAIGQRLLKQGKNIKIELDDSTHDYIQVCYDESLMIRRLSAYPYIQLGVVMLFVVIAIFALLTSKRAEQNKVWVGLSKETAHQLGTPISSLMAWIEILKMNYPDDELIPEMNKDIQRLQLIADRFSKIGALPEPVPASLNEVMNHVIDYMDRRTSKNVKMVKEIPEQDVIVKMNASLFEWVVENLSKNAVDAMGANGGQITLHVEETDDKAIIEVSDTGNGIRKKDLKNVFRPGFTTKKRGWGLGLSLAKRIVEEYHHGKIWVKSTEIGHGTTFRIELKKE, from the coding sequence ATGATTTGGACCGATAGAATACGACAGGTGAAGTTTTTTTTGGTGATAGCGGCAGTGTTTATTGCTGTCGCCTCTCTTGTTGTGTCTCATTTTCTGGTTCGTGATCTAGCAGAAGAGGAACGCAACCGTATGGCGGTTTGGGCTGAAGCTATGCGTACGCTCAATAATGCCGATGAGAATACTGACTTGAACTTGGTATTGAAGGTTATCAATGAAAATAATTCCATTCCGGTTATCGTAATGGATTCTGAAAACCATGCTCAGACTTTTCGTAATGTTGATGTGGAAGGGAATGATTATGCAGATTCCCTTGCTTATGCTTCTGCCATCGGTCAGCGGCTCTTGAAACAAGGTAAGAATATTAAAATTGAACTAGATGATTCAACGCATGACTATATTCAGGTTTGCTATGATGAATCCCTCATGATCCGACGTCTGTCAGCTTATCCTTATATTCAGTTGGGGGTAGTCATGCTCTTTGTGGTTATTGCCATCTTTGCTTTGCTTACTTCTAAAAGAGCGGAACAGAATAAGGTGTGGGTGGGGTTGTCTAAAGAAACTGCTCATCAGTTGGGTACTCCAATTTCCAGTCTGATGGCTTGGATTGAAATTCTGAAGATGAATTATCCGGATGACGAACTCATTCCTGAAATGAACAAGGATATCCAGCGTTTGCAACTCATAGCAGACCGTTTCTCAAAGATTGGTGCCCTGCCAGAACCTGTTCCTGCAAGTTTGAACGAAGTGATGAATCATGTTATAGACTACATGGATCGTCGAACATCGAAGAATGTTAAAATGGTGAAGGAAATACCTGAACAGGATGTTATCGTTAAGATGAATGCTTCTCTCTTTGAATGGGTGGTAGAAAATCTGTCGAAGAATGCTGTTGATGCTATGGGAGCAAATGGTGGACAGATTACGCTCCATGTGGAAGAAACAGATGATAAAGCTATTATAGAAGTTTCAGATACAGGAAATGGTATAAGAAAAAAGGATTTGAAGAATGTATTCCGTCCCGGTTTTACTACCAAAAAGCGAGGCTGGGGCTTAGGTTTATCACTAGCTAAACGAATCGTAGAAGAATACCATCATGGTAAAATATGGGTAAAAAGTACAGAAATTGGGCATGGAACCACCTTCAGAATCGAGTTAAAGAAAGAATAA